A genomic stretch from Anoplopoma fimbria isolate UVic2021 breed Golden Eagle Sablefish chromosome 8, Afim_UVic_2022, whole genome shotgun sequence includes:
- the impact gene encoding protein IMPACT, which translates to MADITDPEDEGDLQDQIEEVEALSSIYGDEWCVIDEASRIFCIKISDDLEEPTLTACLQIILPSDYPSAAPPIYQINAAWLRGPERNKLASSLEDLYVEHAGESILYLWVEKIREFLVEKSRSSETVDPSEKVNMTAEEDDDDDDDEDIPDFRTLKLNTENANLFMDHANDEEVPPIKHGNTITDRRSTFQPHLAPVVTPRQVKMVLGKLYENKKIASATHNIYAYRIYCEDKNSFLQDCEDDGETAAGGRLLHLLQILDVRNVAVVVSRWYGGILLGPDRFKHINNCARNILVEEGYAASTDEAAKSGAKTKKSKSKKTK; encoded by the exons ATGGCTGACATCACAGATCCAGAGGATGAAGGAGACCTTCAGGATCAA ATCGAAGAGGTCGAGGCTCTGTCCTCCATCTACGGAGACGAGTGGTGTGTCATCGACGAAGCGTCCAGGatattttgcatcaaaatatcCGATGACTTGGAGGAGCCAACACTCACGGCGTGTTTGCAG ATAATTCTCCCATCTGATTATCCGAGCGCCGCTCCGCCCATCTACCAGATCAA TGCGGCGTGGTTGCGAGGACCTGAGAGGAACAAATTGGCGAGCAGCCTTGAAGACCTCTACGT GGAGCATGCGGGGGAGAGCATCCTCTACCTGTGGGTGGAAAAGATTCGAGAATTCCTGGTGGAGAAATCACGGAGCTCAGAAACAG TGGATCCTTCAGAGAAGGTGAACATGACGGctgaagaggatgatgatgatgatgatgatgaagacataCCAGACTTCAGGACACTAAAGCTGAATACAGAAAATGCTAATCTTTTCATGGATCATGCAAACG ATGAAGAGGTTCCTCCTATAAAACATGGAAACACCATCACAGACCGACGCAGTACCTTCCAGCCTCACTTAGCACCTGTGGTGACTCCAAGAcag GTTAAAATGGTCCTGGGGAAGCTGTATGAGAACAAGAAGATTGCTAGTGCCACTCATAACATTTATGCATACAG GATTTACTGCGAGGACAAGAACAGCTTCCTGCAGGACTGCGAGGACGACGGCGAGACGGCGGCGGGGGGGAGGCTGCTCCATTTACTGCAG ATTCTGGACGTGCGTAACGTCGCGGTGGTCGTGTCTCGATGGTACGGAGGTATTCTGTTGGGTCCTGACCGCTTCAAACACATCAACAACTGTGCTAGAAACATCCTGGTTGAGGAGGGATACGCTGCCTCCACG GATGAAGCCGCCAAATCTGGAGCAAAGaccaaaaagtcaaaaagcaAGAAGACAAAGTGA